One window from the genome of [Mycobacterium] stephanolepidis encodes:
- a CDS encoding DUF2613 domain-containing protein, whose translation MTRFVVPAAASVLIGLLLGAAAVFGLTLSVEQDKKPVVTGIDPSTAILNRPDYGNRS comes from the coding sequence ATGACCAGATTTGTGGTGCCGGCCGCCGCGAGCGTGCTGATCGGGCTGCTGCTGGGCGCCGCGGCCGTGTTCGGTCTGACGCTGTCGGTTGAACAGGACAAGAAGCCCGTCGTGACCGGTATCGATCCGTCGACGGCAATCCTCAACCGTCCCGATTACGGCAACCGGAGCTGA